One Trueperaceae bacterium DNA window includes the following coding sequences:
- a CDS encoding aminodeoxychorismate/anthranilate synthase component II translates to MKRVLVVDNYDSFTFNLVQYLGELSCEVTVWRNDRFELTEVERLAPDALIVSPGPCTPSDAGLSVEIIRRFGAELPTLGVCLGHQAIAAAYGGEVVRATTIMHGKTSAISHDGSGVFAGLPSPLTATRYHSLVVRDLPPELVVNAWVEEAGERVVMGMRHETHPVWGVQFHPESILTESGHEMLRNFLLRS, encoded by the coding sequence ATGAAACGGGTTCTCGTAGTCGACAACTACGACTCGTTCACCTTCAATCTGGTGCAGTACCTGGGCGAATTGAGCTGCGAAGTAACCGTATGGCGTAACGACCGCTTCGAGCTCACGGAGGTCGAACGACTGGCGCCGGACGCGCTCATCGTCTCGCCCGGCCCCTGTACGCCCAGTGACGCGGGACTCTCGGTGGAAATCATCCGCCGCTTCGGTGCGGAGCTGCCGACGCTGGGCGTGTGCCTCGGGCATCAGGCGATAGCTGCCGCCTACGGCGGCGAGGTGGTGCGGGCGACAACGATCATGCACGGCAAGACCAGCGCTATCAGCCACGACGGCAGCGGCGTTTTCGCAGGCCTGCCCAGCCCTCTCACCGCCACCCGTTACCACTCGCTGGTGGTGCGCGACCTGCCCCCTGAACTCGTGGTCAACGCCTGGGTCGAAGAGGCCGGGGAACGCGTGGTCATGGGCATGAGGCACGAGACCCACCCGGTGTGGGGAGTCCAGTTCCATCCGGAGAGCATCCTGACCGAGTCGGGCCACGAGATGTTGCGGAACTTCCTGTTGAGATCATGA
- the tmpR gene encoding bifunctional dihydropteridine reductase/dihydrofolate reductase TmpR, whose translation MAGALVTGSATGIGRAVLLGLADAGHDVVVHYRNSEGKAREVADLARGAGVEAHLLQADVTVPEEARQLVLAANDLTGGLRVLVNNVGNYHHGALDELDIETWHEMFDSNLHATFYTCRTAVPFMRRHGGGRIINLGYAGAEHLIARPAVAPYVIAKTGVIQYSRALARSEAANGITVNVISPGIMENSVTKPQREIPMGRLGRLEEIVAAACFLASDEADYITGTTIEVAGGWNL comes from the coding sequence GTGGCCGGAGCACTGGTAACCGGTTCGGCGACCGGTATCGGCAGAGCGGTCCTCCTGGGACTGGCCGACGCCGGACACGATGTCGTGGTGCACTACCGCAACAGCGAGGGCAAGGCCCGGGAGGTCGCCGATCTCGCCCGGGGAGCCGGCGTCGAAGCACACCTCCTGCAGGCCGACGTGACGGTTCCGGAGGAGGCCAGACAGCTTGTCTTGGCCGCGAACGATCTCACCGGCGGCTTACGGGTTCTCGTCAACAACGTTGGCAATTACCACCACGGGGCGCTCGACGAGCTCGACATCGAGACGTGGCACGAGATGTTCGACAGCAACCTGCACGCTACTTTCTACACCTGTCGAACAGCCGTCCCGTTCATGCGCAGGCATGGCGGCGGGCGGATCATCAACCTCGGCTACGCGGGGGCCGAGCACCTGATCGCGCGCCCGGCCGTAGCACCCTATGTGATCGCGAAGACCGGCGTCATCCAGTACAGCCGGGCACTGGCCAGGAGCGAGGCGGCGAACGGGATCACCGTCAACGTGATAAGTCCAGGGATCATGGAGAACAGCGTTACCAAGCCGCAACGGGAGATCCCGATGGGCCGCCTGGGCCGGCTGGAGGAGATCGTTGCGGCCGCCTGCTTCCTGGCTTCGGACGAGGCCGACTACATCACCGGCACCACCATAGAAGTGGCCGGGGGCTGGAACCTCTGA
- a CDS encoding AbrB/MazE/SpoVT family DNA-binding domain-containing protein, whose amino-acid sequence MRTRIVKIGNSQGIRIPKPLIEKAGVGEEVDLEVEEDTIVIRAADTARRGWSEAFAQMAAAEDDHVLDEPVATRFDDDEWEW is encoded by the coding sequence ATGAGGACGCGCATCGTCAAGATCGGAAATTCACAGGGGATTCGGATACCGAAACCACTGATCGAGAAGGCAGGAGTGGGCGAAGAAGTCGACTTGGAAGTAGAAGAAGACACCATCGTCATACGCGCCGCCGACACTGCCAGGCGGGGCTGGTCGGAAGCCTTCGCCCAGATGGCGGCAGCGGAAGACGATCACGTATTGGATGAACCGGTAGCAACCCGATTCGACGATGACGAATGGGAGTGGTAA
- a CDS encoding type II toxin-antitoxin system PemK/MazF family toxin codes for MGVVNRFDVHLVSLDPTQGSEVCKTRPCLIISPDEMNAHIRTVIVAPMTTRGKPYPTRVPCAFEGKDGFIVLDQIRTVDKSRLVAKLGTVAEAAQAAVLETLQEMFSA; via the coding sequence ATGGGAGTGGTAAACCGCTTCGACGTACATCTTGTCAGTTTGGACCCAACGCAAGGCTCGGAGGTATGTAAAACCCGGCCATGCCTCATCATCTCTCCCGATGAGATGAACGCGCACATCCGGACCGTGATCGTAGCGCCGATGACAACACGAGGAAAGCCATATCCAACGCGGGTGCCCTGTGCCTTTGAAGGCAAAGATGGATTCATCGTCCTCGACCAGATCAGAACGGTCGACAAATCAAGGCTAGTAGCGAAACTCGGAACCGTTGCCGAAGCGGCCCAAGCCGCCGTACTCGAGACGCTACAGGAGATGTTCTCTGCTTAG
- a CDS encoding enoyl-ACP reductase: protein MYSIDLQGKNGLVLGVANQRSIAWAIAQPLAQAGARLAYSYQGERIRPVLEKLTEGQSDVVLAECDVQSDEQLDGLFENVRREMGRLDFVIHSLAFAPPETFTSPFVQTERAHWQTAMDISAYSLVGVARRAAPLMTDGGSILTLSYLAAERVVPHYNMMGVAKAALEASMRYLAYDLGPRGIRVNAISAGPVRTIAARSISGFGDMYGEAGRLSMLKRNIEQQEVGGLALALVADSLGSGITGETIYVDAGFNAIGMFLPEGAEE from the coding sequence ATGTACTCCATCGATCTGCAGGGAAAGAACGGGCTGGTACTCGGGGTCGCGAACCAGCGGTCGATCGCCTGGGCGATTGCTCAGCCGCTGGCGCAGGCGGGTGCGCGGCTGGCTTACTCCTATCAGGGGGAGCGGATCCGGCCGGTGCTGGAGAAGCTTACCGAAGGTCAGAGCGATGTGGTCCTGGCCGAGTGCGACGTCCAGAGCGACGAGCAGCTGGACGGCCTCTTCGAGAACGTCCGGCGCGAGATGGGCCGGCTCGACTTCGTCATCCACTCGCTCGCTTTCGCGCCGCCGGAGACGTTCACCAGCCCATTCGTGCAGACGGAGCGGGCCCACTGGCAGACGGCTATGGACATAAGCGCCTACTCTCTGGTGGGCGTAGCCAGGAGGGCTGCGCCGCTGATGACCGATGGCGGCAGCATCCTCACCCTCTCCTACCTGGCCGCGGAGCGGGTCGTGCCGCACTACAACATGATGGGGGTGGCCAAGGCGGCGCTCGAGGCGAGCATGCGCTACCTCGCCTACGACCTGGGCCCACGCGGGATCAGGGTCAACGCCATCTCTGCAGGGCCGGTACGGACCATCGCCGCACGCTCGATCTCCGGTTTCGGCGATATGTACGGCGAAGCAGGCAGGCTCTCCATGCTCAAGCGGAACATCGAGCAGCAGGAGGTGGGTGGGCTCGCCCTAGCCCTCGTCGCCGATTCGCTGGGCAGTGGCATAACGGGTGAAACTATCTACGTCGATGCCGGCTTCAACGCGATCGGGATGTTCCTGCCCGAGGGGGCCGAGGAGTAG
- the polA gene encoding DNA polymerase I, with the protein MTVQKELFQAPTAQRNGNKIVVIDGHALAFRSYYAIRELSNSQGRSVNAVFGFLRSLLRILKEEGEHDATVVTFDAPAKTFRHEQYEEYKAGRAATPDDLPEQIVTIKKLVDMLGLYQIEVAGLEADDLIGTIAKSCEANGYTVEIVTSDRDAYQLVSDHVCVRGLDKNDRLGPREIEEKYGVTVEQWTDYRALIGDSSDNIPGAKGIGPVAARNLLQRYGSLDYIFEHLDEIEPPGAAKKIRDSLEQVKFSRELSCIVTDAKIPIEPSKWAQREMQREGLRELLVELEFTSLLRELGLTETPSYREVPWNAGDTRSAAGAVGFVLAGDSPMQAQLTELAVARERTVAKAPDEESALAFLAGSQSIDACDAKALAVWARSRGERIEPGDDPLLMAYVLDPNVAQPDTAAQRYGAGDWTDAAPARAAVTAELLRTLPEKFDGPRRRVYEEIEKPLQRVLVDVESRGVVLDKELLAEQSVRLAEQLTGIEARVRSIAQDDSLNINSRDQVATLLYEKLGLQSGRKTSTGKQSTAVGVLEGLRDKHEAVGLILDYRELSKLKGTYLDPLPKLVNPGSGRLHTTYQQTVAVTGRLSSINPNLQNIPIRTETGREIRRAFRAAPGHVLLAADYSQIELRVLAHIAGEQVLIDSFSKGEDIHRRTAAQVHGCAPEEVTPDMRRVAKVINFGVLYGMGAHRLTRELGIEYAQADLFIKTYFERYPKVRAYIDGTLEFCRANGYVETLLGRRRLIPDIRAANRNAREYAERTAYNMPIQGTAADIMKLAMLQLAPRLEPLGAGMILQVHDELVVEAPVEVADEASQILCETMENAYRMDVPLLVEVGVGENWLEAK; encoded by the coding sequence ATGACGGTTCAGAAGGAGCTGTTCCAGGCCCCCACCGCTCAGCGGAACGGCAACAAGATCGTGGTCATCGACGGCCATGCGCTCGCGTTCCGCAGCTACTACGCCATCCGTGAACTCAGCAACTCGCAGGGTCGCTCGGTCAACGCGGTCTTCGGCTTCCTCCGCTCGCTCCTGCGCATCCTCAAGGAGGAGGGGGAGCACGACGCCACGGTGGTCACGTTCGACGCTCCTGCCAAGACTTTCAGGCACGAGCAGTACGAAGAGTACAAGGCGGGCCGCGCGGCTACGCCGGATGATTTGCCGGAACAGATCGTGACGATCAAGAAGCTCGTCGATATGCTCGGTCTCTACCAGATCGAAGTGGCCGGTCTCGAGGCCGACGACCTGATCGGCACGATCGCCAAGAGTTGCGAAGCGAACGGCTACACGGTCGAGATCGTCACCAGCGACCGGGACGCCTATCAGCTGGTGAGCGACCACGTCTGCGTGCGCGGGCTCGACAAGAACGACCGCCTGGGGCCCAGGGAGATCGAGGAGAAGTACGGAGTGACGGTCGAGCAGTGGACCGACTACCGGGCACTCATCGGCGACAGTTCCGACAACATCCCCGGGGCGAAAGGCATCGGTCCCGTTGCGGCTCGCAACCTCCTGCAGAGGTACGGCTCGCTCGACTACATCTTCGAGCATCTCGACGAGATCGAACCCCCCGGCGCGGCCAAGAAGATCCGCGACTCGCTGGAGCAGGTGAAGTTCTCCCGCGAACTCTCCTGCATCGTGACCGACGCAAAGATACCGATCGAACCCTCGAAGTGGGCGCAACGGGAGATGCAGCGCGAGGGCCTGCGCGAGCTGCTGGTGGAGTTGGAGTTCACCTCGCTCCTGCGTGAGCTGGGACTCACCGAGACGCCCTCGTACCGGGAAGTGCCATGGAACGCCGGCGACACCCGGAGCGCCGCCGGGGCGGTCGGTTTCGTTCTGGCCGGCGACAGCCCCATGCAGGCGCAGCTCACGGAGCTGGCCGTCGCCAGGGAGCGGACGGTGGCGAAGGCACCCGACGAGGAGAGCGCCCTCGCCTTCCTCGCCGGCTCCCAGAGCATCGATGCCTGCGACGCGAAGGCGCTCGCCGTCTGGGCCCGCAGCCGCGGCGAGCGGATCGAGCCTGGCGATGATCCCCTGCTCATGGCCTACGTGCTCGACCCGAACGTCGCCCAGCCCGATACCGCAGCCCAACGCTACGGGGCAGGCGACTGGACCGACGCCGCGCCGGCCCGGGCAGCGGTAACCGCGGAACTCCTCCGCACCCTGCCCGAGAAGTTCGACGGCCCCCGCCGTCGCGTCTACGAAGAGATCGAGAAGCCGTTGCAGAGGGTACTGGTCGACGTCGAGTCTCGCGGGGTCGTGCTCGACAAGGAGTTGCTGGCCGAGCAGTCCGTGCGATTGGCCGAGCAGCTCACCGGGATCGAGGCGCGAGTCCGGTCGATCGCCCAGGACGACTCTCTGAACATCAACTCGCGGGATCAGGTGGCTACCCTGCTCTACGAGAAGCTGGGACTCCAGTCGGGGCGTAAGACTTCGACCGGCAAGCAGTCCACCGCTGTCGGGGTACTCGAAGGGCTTCGCGACAAGCACGAAGCCGTCGGACTGATCCTCGACTACCGCGAACTCTCGAAGCTGAAGGGCACCTACCTCGATCCTCTGCCCAAACTGGTGAATCCCGGGAGCGGCCGGCTCCACACGACGTACCAGCAGACCGTTGCCGTGACGGGACGCCTATCCAGCATCAACCCGAACCTCCAGAACATTCCGATCCGCACCGAGACCGGCCGGGAGATAAGGCGTGCTTTCCGGGCCGCACCCGGCCACGTCCTGCTGGCAGCCGACTACTCGCAGATCGAACTTCGGGTGCTCGCCCACATCGCCGGTGAACAGGTACTCATCGACTCGTTCAGCAAAGGCGAGGATATCCACCGTCGGACTGCTGCCCAGGTGCACGGCTGCGCGCCGGAGGAGGTAACGCCCGACATGCGGCGGGTAGCCAAGGTGATCAACTTCGGGGTCCTCTACGGGATGGGGGCGCACAGGCTCACCCGGGAGCTGGGCATCGAGTACGCCCAGGCCGACCTTTTCATCAAGACCTACTTCGAGCGTTATCCGAAGGTTCGCGCCTACATCGACGGCACCCTCGAGTTCTGTCGAGCGAACGGTTACGTGGAGACGTTGCTGGGCCGGCGCAGGCTCATCCCCGACATCCGTGCTGCCAACCGCAACGCCCGCGAGTATGCCGAGCGAACCGCGTACAACATGCCGATCCAGGGCACCGCGGCCGACATCATGAAGCTGGCG
- a CDS encoding response regulator, producing MTATLVLVVDDDPALLKLIELTLVAANFNVLSFDDPRDAVVELEEGLRPDVIVSDVSMPGMDGFEFYKRVRTFNELHAVPFLFLTAMEDRSYVRQGMTLGADDYLTKPFERQELVDAVRIRLQRIEELRHPLEGTVRARALGHPFVERNGKRLDWDSLKALELLFYLLEHPNGVTTFEVAEALWPGKTEAKASSSFHTTLYRLRKVMGGEMVESANRRYYLRKEFRIEYDVAHYRDLARKARDGSSSDLFEQAIDLYRGHYLLGFDSSWIDEMRQVLHAEHLSLLQSAAERATERGHHEAATRYFQAMTEHEPFSETAWTGLAESWEARGEPGKAENARSRFEELMAES from the coding sequence ATGACGGCAACTCTGGTGCTCGTGGTCGACGACGACCCGGCGCTGCTCAAGCTGATAGAACTCACGCTCGTGGCGGCGAACTTCAACGTGCTGTCGTTCGACGATCCCCGCGATGCAGTGGTCGAGCTCGAGGAGGGGCTTCGTCCTGACGTCATCGTCTCGGACGTCTCCATGCCTGGCATGGACGGTTTCGAGTTCTACAAGAGGGTGCGCACCTTCAACGAACTGCACGCCGTGCCGTTCCTCTTCCTCACGGCGATGGAGGACAGGAGCTACGTCAGGCAGGGGATGACCCTGGGCGCCGACGACTACCTGACCAAGCCGTTCGAGCGACAGGAGCTGGTCGACGCGGTGCGGATCAGATTGCAGCGGATCGAGGAGCTGCGGCACCCGCTCGAGGGCACGGTCCGCGCCCGCGCGTTGGGCCACCCGTTCGTCGAGCGGAACGGCAAGCGCCTCGACTGGGACTCACTCAAGGCGCTCGAGCTTCTCTTCTACCTGCTCGAGCACCCGAACGGAGTGACCACCTTCGAGGTCGCAGAGGCCCTCTGGCCAGGAAAGACCGAAGCGAAGGCCTCGAGTTCGTTCCATACGACCCTTTACCGGCTACGTAAGGTGATGGGTGGCGAGATGGTCGAATCGGCCAACCGCCGCTACTACCTGCGCAAGGAGTTCCGCATCGAGTACGACGTCGCCCACTACCGAGATCTCGCCAGGAAGGCCCGGGACGGCTCGTCCTCCGACCTGTTCGAGCAGGCGATAGATCTGTACCGCGGGCACTACCTGCTGGGATTCGACTCGAGCTGGATCGACGAGATGCGCCAGGTCCTCCACGCCGAGCACCTCTCGCTCCTCCAGAGCGCGGCCGAGCGCGCGACCGAACGCGGCCACCACGAGGCAGCCACCCGCTACTTCCAGGCGATGACCGAGCACGAGCCGTTCAGCGAAACGGCCTGGACGGGGCTCGCGGAGAGCTGGGAGGCGCGCGGTGAACCGGGCAAAGCCGAGAACGCCAGGAGCCGATTCGAAGAGCTGATGGCCGAGAGCTGA
- a CDS encoding glycosyltransferase, producing the protein MTPAPTTRPEPTSLNSVGLSVVTASRGRHELLRRKALALARQTLAPRSFEWCLWLNEPRSEVETVRQMMAQLKLPFHVALAGGEPHPVGRARNLAAESARGDVLLLSDDDCMPDPGALAAHLALHRLTVGVAGIGPLRLPDDLRKARRAEPFERIIAFGNRASWINFTGANSSVSAVVYRQVGGYDPDWKGYGGEDPELALRLKRAGVRFRRVRQGGATHEGRVWDDSEKAYSAGRAHRRLWERHRTGAWALGVHPVQLAAKRVLLNGPWSSLIDRDVLAYERAYARGAEEAAREKSDG; encoded by the coding sequence ATGACTCCTGCGCCCACTACCCGGCCTGAGCCGACGTCCCTCAACAGCGTCGGGCTGAGCGTGGTCACCGCCAGCCGCGGCCGTCACGAACTGCTTCGGCGCAAGGCACTTGCTCTCGCACGTCAGACATTGGCTCCGCGCTCGTTCGAATGGTGCCTCTGGCTCAACGAGCCGCGATCGGAAGTCGAGACCGTAAGACAGATGATGGCGCAGCTGAAGCTGCCGTTCCACGTGGCGCTGGCGGGTGGCGAACCGCATCCGGTGGGCCGGGCCCGGAACCTGGCGGCGGAGTCGGCCCGTGGAGACGTGCTGCTGCTGAGCGACGACGACTGTATGCCCGACCCGGGTGCACTCGCAGCTCACCTCGCTCTTCATCGGTTGACTGTTGGGGTCGCTGGCATTGGCCCGCTCAGGTTGCCCGACGATCTGCGGAAAGCTCGGCGCGCCGAGCCGTTCGAGAGGATAATCGCGTTCGGGAACCGCGCCTCCTGGATCAACTTCACCGGGGCCAACAGCAGTGTCTCGGCCGTTGTCTACCGGCAGGTGGGCGGTTACGACCCGGATTGGAAGGGTTACGGTGGCGAGGACCCCGAGCTGGCATTGCGACTGAAGCGAGCAGGGGTCAGGTTCCGAAGGGTCAGGCAGGGAGGGGCCACCCACGAGGGCCGCGTGTGGGACGACTCCGAGAAGGCGTACAGCGCCGGCCGGGCCCACCGTCGCCTTTGGGAACGACATCGTACCGGTGCCTGGGCGCTGGGTGTCCACCCGGTCCAGCTGGCTGCGAAGCGTGTCCTCCTCAACGGCCCCTGGAGTTCGCTCATCGACCGGGATGTCCTCGCCTACGAGCGCGCCTACGCCCGAGGCGCCGAAGAAGCGGCACGCGAGAAATCCGATGGATGA
- a CDS encoding DUF2382 domain-containing protein: MGGRKRRAEADESEDHREVIHREVVPLAAEVPRVDTRTIVTGRVRVTTHTRSRQEAFDVDLTEEDLEIERVRVGREVDGPVEIRQEGDVTIVPVLEEVLVVRKQLVLKEEVRIRRRRQRRKETRSMNLLYQVAEIDRSSEDEEVAPSGDGENRRD, translated from the coding sequence GTGGGAGGTCGCAAGAGGCGAGCAGAGGCGGATGAGTCCGAGGATCACCGGGAGGTCATCCATCGCGAGGTAGTACCGCTCGCTGCAGAAGTGCCGAGAGTCGACACCCGCACGATCGTGACGGGACGGGTACGGGTGACGACGCACACCCGCAGCCGGCAGGAGGCCTTCGACGTCGACCTGACCGAGGAGGACCTCGAGATAGAGCGGGTGCGGGTAGGCCGAGAGGTGGATGGGCCGGTCGAGATACGTCAGGAGGGCGACGTCACGATCGTGCCCGTGCTGGAGGAAGTTCTCGTCGTCAGGAAGCAGCTGGTGCTCAAGGAGGAGGTGCGGATCCGCAGGCGCAGGCAGCGGCGGAAGGAAACGCGCTCGATGAACCTGCTGTACCAGGTAGCGGAGATCGACCGCTCCAGCGAGGACGAAGAGGTTGCGCCGAGCGGCGATGGGGAGAACAGGCGTGATTGA
- a CDS encoding DUF2382 domain-containing protein, whose translation MAKTVVAIYDRLEDSRSAIAELLSEGFDRDDVSVVANATGAELRRYFDEQGRYVESRGSEAGGSAASGAGVGAAVGGIGGLLVGLGLLSVPGVGPVLAAGPLAATLVGAGGVTGGLLGALTDAGVPEEEAHRYAEGVRRGGNLVVVNAPDGRAEMAATILDRHAAADVEARESNWRRQGWERHEHEAEPLTERQLAQEREHIEIPIVEEDIRVGKREVERGGVRARTYVRERPVDEQVELRDESVEVRRQRADRPLSAADGDAFRERSVEMHETDEEAVVSKEARVVEDVVIEKQARDRTEHVRDTVRRTEVEIEQLDDDIVDEDFSRYERTFRGHFKDSDISDRYAYDDVMPAYRFGYSLANDANCRDRRWDEIEPEARTRWEARNRGSWDDVRESVRHSWEVRNRDR comes from the coding sequence ATGGCCAAGACGGTAGTGGCTATATACGACAGGCTCGAGGATTCACGTTCGGCGATCGCCGAGCTGTTGTCTGAAGGCTTCGACAGGGACGACGTAAGCGTAGTTGCCAACGCGACCGGTGCCGAGTTGAGACGGTACTTCGACGAGCAGGGACGGTACGTGGAGAGCCGCGGTTCCGAGGCGGGTGGATCCGCGGCCAGCGGAGCCGGGGTCGGTGCGGCGGTGGGTGGCATCGGCGGCTTGCTGGTGGGCCTCGGCCTGCTGAGCGTCCCCGGCGTCGGACCAGTGCTCGCTGCCGGTCCACTGGCGGCCACCCTCGTGGGCGCCGGTGGGGTGACGGGCGGCTTGCTGGGGGCACTGACCGATGCCGGCGTACCGGAAGAGGAGGCCCATCGTTACGCGGAAGGGGTAAGGCGGGGCGGAAACCTGGTCGTCGTCAACGCACCCGACGGCCGCGCCGAGATGGCGGCCACGATCCTCGACCGGCACGCGGCGGCCGACGTCGAGGCGCGCGAATCGAACTGGCGACGCCAGGGCTGGGAACGTCATGAGCATGAGGCCGAGCCGCTGACCGAACGGCAACTGGCGCAGGAGCGCGAGCACATCGAGATCCCCATCGTCGAGGAGGACATCCGGGTAGGCAAGCGCGAGGTCGAGCGCGGCGGTGTGCGCGCCCGAACCTACGTCAGAGAACGTCCCGTGGACGAGCAGGTCGAACTACGCGACGAGTCGGTCGAAGTGCGGCGGCAGCGGGCAGACCGGCCACTGAGCGCCGCGGATGGTGACGCGTTCCGCGAGCGCAGCGTGGAGATGCATGAAACCGATGAGGAGGCCGTGGTTTCGAAGGAAGCCCGCGTCGTCGAGGATGTGGTGATAGAGAAGCAGGCCAGGGACAGAACCGAACACGTCCGCGATACGGTCCGGCGCACCGAGGTAGAGATCGAGCAACTCGACGACGATATCGTCGACGAGGATTTCTCTCGCTACGAGCGCACGTTCCGCGGTCACTTCAAGGATTCGGACATCAGTGACCGGTACGCCTACGACGACGTCATGCCGGCCTACCGCTTCGGCTACTCGTTGGCGAACGACGCCAACTGCCGTGACCGGCGCTGGGACGAGATCGAACCTGAGGCGCGCACCAGGTGGGAGGCGCGTAACCGTGGTAGTTGGGACGATGTCAGGGAGTCCGTGCGCCACTCGTGGGAGGTGCGTAACCGGGACCGCTAG
- the trpE gene encoding anthranilate synthase component I encodes MLSAPPKMTVKPVYREVLADLETPLTAYLKVAGHPSFLLESVEQGERVARYSFIGSGERRRIEARGGRVTVSGPAGSESFDSDDPLRVLWDLTVREVGDHPHLPPFWAGSVGYAAYDLIRQYERLPDSNPDELGTPDLLFIEPEVLVVFDHLRRRIVIVAAAEEGNPADEELARERVEAAYQRLRGPLPGVPGDRAGRRTEFTSNFTREGFMAAVSRAVEYIRAGDAFQVVPSQRMTADLGVHPFAIYRALRTINPSPYLGYLDLGPVTLVASSPESLVKSDGVRVETKPIAGTRRRGADQAEDEALAQELLADEKERAEHVMLVDLGRNDLGRVCRYGSVRVEELMNVERYSHVMHIVSRVSGELAPGKTPLDALSATLPMGTASGAPKIRAMEIIDELEPVRRGPYAGAFGYLSVSGAMDMALTLRTVVVANGKAHLQAGGGVVADSDPDFEYQESLNKLAALRKAVEMATEGLG; translated from the coding sequence ATGCTCTCTGCACCCCCAAAGATGACGGTCAAACCCGTGTACCGCGAGGTCCTGGCCGACCTCGAGACGCCGCTCACCGCCTATCTGAAAGTGGCCGGACACCCTTCCTTCCTGCTCGAGAGCGTCGAGCAGGGCGAGCGGGTAGCACGCTACTCGTTCATCGGCAGCGGCGAGAGGCGCCGTATCGAGGCCAGAGGCGGCAGGGTCACGGTGAGCGGACCGGCCGGCAGCGAGAGCTTCGATTCGGACGACCCCTTGCGAGTCCTCTGGGACCTGACCGTCCGTGAGGTCGGGGATCATCCTCACCTGCCGCCGTTCTGGGCAGGTTCCGTCGGCTACGCTGCCTACGATCTGATACGACAGTACGAGCGGCTGCCCGACTCGAATCCTGACGAACTGGGAACCCCGGACCTGCTCTTCATCGAGCCAGAGGTCCTGGTGGTGTTCGACCATCTGCGCCGCCGCATCGTCATCGTCGCCGCCGCCGAGGAGGGCAACCCTGCCGACGAGGAGCTCGCGAGAGAGCGCGTGGAGGCGGCCTACCAGCGCCTGCGCGGCCCGCTGCCGGGCGTTCCCGGCGACCGAGCCGGACGCCGTACCGAGTTCACGAGCAATTTCACCCGCGAAGGGTTCATGGCCGCGGTTTCCCGCGCGGTCGAGTACATCCGCGCCGGCGACGCCTTCCAGGTCGTCCCCAGCCAGCGGATGACGGCAGACCTGGGAGTGCACCCGTTCGCGATCTACCGGGCGCTTCGAACCATCAACCCGAGCCCCTATCTCGGCTACCTCGACCTGGGCCCGGTGACGCTCGTCGCCTCCAGCCCGGAGAGCCTTGTGAAGAGCGACGGTGTTCGGGTGGAGACGAAGCCGATCGCGGGCACGCGACGCCGGGGGGCAGACCAGGCGGAGGACGAGGCGCTCGCGCAGGAGTTGTTGGCCGACGAGAAGGAACGGGCCGAGCACGTCATGCTGGTCGACCTGGGTCGAAACGATCTGGGGAGGGTCTGCCGCTACGGCTCGGTCAGGGTCGAGGAGTTGATGAACGTCGAGCGCTACAGCCACGTGATGCACATCGTCTCCAGGGTCAGTGGTGAGTTGGCGCCCGGGAAGACGCCGCTCGATGCCCTCTCTGCCACCTTGCCCATGGGCACCGCCTCGGGAGCCCCCAAGATCCGGGCGATGGAGATCATCGACGAACTGGAGCCGGTGAGACGCGGCCCCTACGCGGGCGCCTTCGGCTACCTGTCGGTGTCCGGGGCGATGGATATGGCGCTGACCCTCCGCACCGTCGTAGTGGCCAACGGCAAGGCCCATCTGCAGGCTGGCGGCGGAGTCGTCGCCGATTCCGATCCGGACTTCGAGTACCAGGAGTCGCTCAACAAGCTCGCGGCGCTGCGGAAAGCCGTCGAGATGGCGACCGAAGGGTTGGGCTGA